The proteins below are encoded in one region of Oncorhynchus kisutch isolate 150728-3 linkage group LG14, Okis_V2, whole genome shotgun sequence:
- the LOC109904446 gene encoding leukotriene B4 receptor 1-like — MNSSSNSSLNSTWIPDGVDSGRLILSIIMGLCCVLGLPGNIAVLVVILRRSSRRLNFTLCLMLNLASSDILCLATVPVWIYTLRQGWTLGRAACKLASFLLYFSMCSNVLTVTLLGVHRYLQVLYPPMWNRLGRKGEAVLFLALWGLAGALTAPAVATRDVVDGRPHCQRHKGSDAERVAVLVLEIVLWFVVPFSVLVTSYCRLHRRVNQTALFSSAKMTRLVISVVVTFFILWIPVNIVKVLAIARIVLQTSPPEVSDALRRHGNAAARVALCFMVFNSCLDPFLYAFASRRIREQPKSSSRGENRMQVTNI, encoded by the coding sequence ATGAACTCCTCCAGCAACTCTAGCTTGAACTCCACTTGGATTCCGGATGGCGTGGATTCGGGCCGCCTGATATTGAGCATCATCATGGGGCTGTGCTGTGTTCTAGGCCTCCCTGGTAACATAGCTGTCCTGGTGGTCATCCTGCGCCGCTCGTCCCGACGCCTCAACTTCACCCTGTGCCTCATGCTCAACCTGGCTTCCTCTGACATCCTGTGCCTGGCCACGGTGCCCGTGTGGATCTATACTCTCCGGCAAGGCTGGACTCTGGGCCGTGCTGCATGCAAGTTAGCCTCCTTCCTGCTCTACTTCAGCATGTGTTCTAACGTGCTAACAGTTACACTACTCGGTGTCCATCGCTACCTCCAGGTGCTCTACCCGCCGATGTGGAACAGGCTGGGGCGCAAGGGGGAGGCGGTGCTGTTCCTGGCACTTTGGGGGCTCGCCGGTGCTCTGACTGCCCCCGCCGTTGCCACTCGCGATGTGGTTGATGGCCGGCCCCATTGCCAGCGACACAAGGGCTCCGATGCTGAAAGAGTTGCTGTCCTCGTCTTGGAGATAGTTTTATGGTTTGTGGTCCCGTTCTCTGTGCTTGTCACGTCCTACTGCCGCCTCCACCGGCGGGTGAACCAGACGGCGCTGTTCAGCAGTGCCAAAATGACGCGGCTGGTCATCAGTGTGGTGGTCACCTTCTTCATCCTCTGGATCCCTGTGAACATTGTCAAAGTGTTAGCTATCGCCCGCATTGTGCTGCAGACATCCCCTCCAGAGGTGTCAGATGCGCTGCGGAGACACGGAAACGCGGCAGCTCGTGTCGCCCTGTGCTTTATGGTTTTTAACAGCTGCCTGGACCCCTTCTTGTATGCCTTCGCCTCGCGGAGGATCCGTGAGCAGCCCAAGTCGTCGTCGAGGGGCGAAAACAGGATGCAGGTCACAAATATCTGA